The Streptomyces sp. NBC_01353 genome contains a region encoding:
- a CDS encoding class I SAM-dependent methyltransferase, with protein sequence MLDYDAEADRYDETRGGVPRARAAADAVLRLVPPGARTLLDLACGTGLVTERLTRPGLRVYGADAAPGMAHRAGRRVPGGVVLADARRLPLPDASVDAVSAVWLLHLVPFSDAIVAEAARVLRPGGVLMATVDKDAAHDVGSDIDAVLAPHRSYEKSSDRADRIAAHAAALGLEPAGATRFTGHDQGNTPRGTVEKLRRGYFASWFGGSPETTAALVAELAALPDQDRPRDDPEYRLVSYRRPVRRD encoded by the coding sequence TTGCTGGACTACGACGCCGAGGCGGACCGCTACGACGAGACGCGCGGCGGTGTGCCTCGCGCTCGGGCGGCGGCGGACGCCGTCCTGCGCCTGGTCCCGCCCGGCGCCCGCACCCTGCTCGACCTCGCCTGCGGCACCGGCCTCGTCACCGAGCGGCTCACCCGACCGGGCCTGCGCGTGTACGGCGCCGACGCCGCGCCCGGGATGGCCCACAGGGCGGGGCGGCGCGTACCGGGCGGGGTCGTTCTCGCCGACGCCCGGCGCCTGCCTCTCCCGGACGCCTCCGTCGACGCGGTCAGCGCCGTCTGGCTGCTGCACCTGGTCCCGTTCTCGGACGCGATCGTCGCCGAGGCCGCCCGTGTGCTGCGGCCCGGCGGCGTCCTGATGGCCACGGTCGACAAGGACGCCGCCCACGACGTCGGCAGCGACATCGACGCCGTCCTCGCCCCTCACCGGTCGTACGAGAAGAGCTCCGACCGGGCCGACCGGATCGCGGCCCACGCGGCCGCGCTCGGCCTCGAACCGGCCGGCGCCACCCGCTTCACCGGCCACGACCAGGGCAACACCCCGCGCGGCACCGTGGAGAAGCTGCGCCGCGGCTACTTCGCCTCGTGGTTCGGCGGCTCCCCGGAGACGACGGCCGCGCTCGTCGCCGAACTCGCCGCGCTGCCGGACCAGGACCGCCCCCGTGACGACCCCGAATACCGGCTGGTGTCCTACCGGCGGCCCGTCAGGCGCGACTGA
- a CDS encoding AraC family transcriptional regulator, with product MDALAGLLDGPRAKGAFLLRMIMEPPWSVRIEDHAPLCLMCVTEGEAWIVPARSEPVLLRPGDIAIARGPEPYIVADAPDAPPRAVIGPGGVCTTLSGEPLAEAMHLGVRSWGNALDGSTTLLVGTYQMDGEVSRRLLDALPELLHLPADVWNCPLMPFLDEEISRDDPGQSVVLDRVLDLLLIAAVRAWFSRPGAQAPAWYRAMADPVVGPALRLLQNDPAHPWTVASLAAKAGASRAGLARRFTELVGEPPMAYLTGWRLALAADLLRETDATIESVARQVGYSSAFALSASFKRVRGVSPQEHRRRE from the coding sequence ATGGACGCTCTCGCCGGACTCCTCGACGGACCGCGGGCCAAAGGGGCCTTCCTGCTCCGGATGATCATGGAGCCGCCGTGGTCGGTCCGGATCGAGGACCACGCACCGCTCTGCCTGATGTGCGTCACCGAGGGCGAGGCCTGGATCGTCCCCGCGCGGAGCGAGCCCGTCCTGCTGCGGCCCGGCGACATCGCCATCGCCCGCGGCCCCGAGCCGTACATCGTCGCCGACGCCCCGGACGCCCCGCCGCGGGCGGTGATCGGTCCCGGCGGCGTCTGCACCACCCTGAGCGGCGAGCCGCTCGCCGAAGCCATGCACCTCGGCGTACGGAGCTGGGGCAACGCCCTCGACGGCTCCACCACCCTGCTCGTCGGCACCTACCAGATGGACGGCGAGGTCAGCCGGCGGCTGCTCGACGCGCTGCCGGAGCTGCTGCACCTGCCGGCCGACGTGTGGAACTGCCCCCTCATGCCCTTCCTGGACGAGGAGATCTCCCGCGACGACCCCGGACAGAGCGTCGTCCTCGACCGGGTCCTCGACCTGCTCCTGATCGCCGCGGTCCGGGCCTGGTTCTCCCGGCCGGGAGCACAGGCCCCGGCCTGGTACCGCGCCATGGCCGACCCCGTCGTCGGCCCGGCCCTGAGGCTGCTCCAGAACGACCCGGCCCACCCCTGGACCGTCGCCTCGCTGGCGGCCAAGGCGGGCGCGTCGCGGGCCGGACTCGCGCGCCGGTTCACCGAGCTCGTCGGCGAGCCGCCGATGGCGTACCTCACCGGCTGGCGCCTCGCGCTCGCAGCCGATCTGCTGCGCGAGACGGACGCGACCATCGAGTCCGTGGCCCGGCAGGTGGGCTACAGCAGCGCGTTCGCGCTCAGCGCCTCCTTCAAGCGGGTACGGGGGGTCAGCCCGCAGGAGCATCGCCGGCGGGAGTGA
- a CDS encoding ATP-binding cassette domain-containing protein: protein MGDLLGFVLSGLVSGALYALLATGLVLSYSASGLFNFAHGATAYLCALAFYELHSGFGWPAVPTALLLVCVVAPALGWGLDRLMFRKLARVGETAQIVATIGLLVALPAAGLWVVELLERVGAPVQPAENQFGLPGVGPSPAVSWQPLDGVGVDSNQLITWIAAALVAAGLWVLMRHTRLGLQLRAAVDNRSLTELRGISADRLSSIAWMLSSGLAGLAGVLATPLLGLSAHDYTLFLFVSATAAVLGRFVSVPLAFAGGLGLGVLQNLVAGYASFAEDITGFRTAVPFLILFGGLVVLARRRRAAGTAAADPPPVDYLAGKGWGRRWGVWAVAGGLLATAFYTVTTPFWSGILAQGLAIGLVFMSFTVVTGLGAMVSLAQATFVTGAALVAGLLMSRGWPFVAAAAVGTVAAALLGAVVALPALRLGGRSLALATLALAFLADQVLFQVGWLRNGDTGWEIPRPVLGPVDLGDDRALGVALVLLCAAVVWLLTWLRGSRWGRAVLAVRSAPEAASASGVSVVRTKLLVFTVSAALAGFGGVLYASYNTRITATDFTAMTGLVWLAVVVAAGVRRPQFAVVAGLVFAVVPHLMATYVTESAHLPVILFGLAGLALANDPDGYCAAWPSRRAARGLRPGAVPPPRPFPKRGASPRAPEGGGFAPGGASAGPVGTTSRGAGATRADHRPDEAPADVPVAGGAGFASRGAVGAAAQKVADPPPSRAGWTAGPYVHAAGGTGPGRADGLGEALREGAALELRGIHAGYGGAAVLHGVDLGVRAGETLVLLGPNGAGKSTLCRVAAGLLRPAEGHVHVRGEDADRDTAVARARRGVRLAPEGRGIFAGLSIEENLALQLPAPEDRDAVYARFPALAARRSVAAGSLSGGEQQLLALAPLLHRPPAVLVADEPSLGLAPRLVDEVFRLLTELRASGTALLLVEEKAAEVLGIADTVAYLSQGGIAWYGPRSEVDTDRLADAYLGTGVRR, encoded by the coding sequence GTGGGTGACCTGCTGGGCTTCGTGCTGAGCGGTCTGGTCTCGGGCGCGCTGTACGCGCTGCTCGCGACCGGGCTCGTGCTGTCGTACTCCGCCTCCGGACTCTTCAACTTCGCGCACGGCGCCACCGCCTATCTGTGCGCGCTGGCCTTCTACGAGCTCCACTCCGGCTTCGGCTGGCCCGCCGTACCGACGGCGCTGCTGCTCGTGTGCGTCGTCGCGCCCGCACTGGGCTGGGGACTGGACCGGCTGATGTTCCGGAAGCTGGCCCGGGTCGGCGAGACGGCGCAGATCGTGGCCACGATCGGTCTGCTGGTCGCGCTGCCGGCGGCCGGTCTTTGGGTGGTCGAGCTCCTGGAGCGGGTCGGCGCCCCGGTCCAGCCCGCCGAGAACCAGTTCGGGCTGCCCGGTGTCGGCCCGAGCCCTGCGGTGTCCTGGCAGCCCCTCGACGGTGTCGGCGTCGACTCGAACCAGCTGATCACCTGGATCGCGGCGGCGCTCGTGGCGGCCGGGCTGTGGGTGCTGATGCGGCACACCCGGCTCGGGCTCCAGCTGCGGGCGGCCGTCGACAACCGCTCGCTGACGGAGCTGCGGGGCATCAGCGCGGACCGGCTGTCCTCGATCGCGTGGATGTTGTCGTCGGGTCTCGCGGGCCTCGCCGGGGTCCTCGCGACCCCGCTCCTCGGCCTCTCCGCCCACGACTACACGCTGTTCCTGTTCGTCTCCGCGACCGCAGCGGTGCTCGGGCGCTTCGTGTCGGTGCCGCTCGCGTTCGCGGGCGGGCTCGGGCTCGGGGTGCTGCAGAACCTGGTGGCCGGGTACGCGTCGTTCGCGGAGGACATCACCGGCTTCCGTACTGCGGTGCCGTTCCTGATCCTCTTCGGCGGCCTCGTCGTCCTGGCGCGGCGCCGGCGTGCGGCGGGCACCGCCGCCGCCGATCCGCCGCCGGTCGACTATCTCGCCGGGAAGGGCTGGGGCCGCCGGTGGGGCGTGTGGGCCGTCGCCGGCGGGCTGCTCGCCACGGCGTTCTACACGGTGACCACGCCGTTCTGGAGCGGGATCCTGGCGCAGGGCCTCGCGATCGGGCTGGTCTTCATGTCCTTCACGGTGGTCACGGGCCTCGGTGCGATGGTGTCGCTCGCCCAGGCGACGTTCGTGACGGGCGCGGCGCTGGTGGCGGGGCTGCTGATGAGCCGCGGCTGGCCCTTTGTGGCCGCGGCGGCGGTCGGCACGGTCGCGGCGGCGCTGCTCGGCGCGGTGGTGGCGCTGCCCGCGCTGCGGCTCGGGGGCCGGTCGCTGGCGCTGGCCACGCTGGCCCTCGCGTTCCTGGCGGACCAGGTGCTGTTCCAGGTGGGGTGGTTGCGGAACGGGGACACGGGCTGGGAGATCCCGCGCCCCGTCCTCGGCCCGGTGGACCTCGGTGACGACCGGGCGCTGGGGGTCGCTCTGGTGCTGCTGTGCGCGGCGGTCGTGTGGCTGCTGACCTGGCTGCGCGGCTCCCGGTGGGGCCGGGCGGTCCTGGCGGTCCGCTCGGCGCCGGAGGCCGCGTCGGCGTCGGGGGTGTCGGTGGTACGGACGAAGCTCCTGGTCTTCACGGTGTCGGCGGCCCTCGCCGGCTTCGGGGGCGTGCTGTACGCCTCGTACAACACCCGGATCACGGCGACGGACTTCACGGCGATGACCGGTCTGGTGTGGCTGGCGGTGGTGGTCGCGGCGGGGGTCCGGCGGCCGCAGTTCGCGGTGGTGGCCGGGCTGGTCTTCGCGGTGGTCCCCCATCTGATGGCGACGTACGTGACGGAGTCCGCGCACCTGCCGGTGATCCTCTTCGGTCTGGCGGGCCTGGCTCTCGCGAACGACCCGGACGGGTACTGCGCGGCGTGGCCGTCCCGGCGGGCGGCGCGGGGGCTCAGGCCGGGAGCCGTTCCCCCACCCCGCCCGTTCCCGAAACGGGGGGCGAGCCCCCGGGCCCCGGAGGGCGGCGGCTTCGCGCCGGGTGGCGCGTCCGCCGGGCCGGTCGGGACCACGTCACGAGGCGCGGGCGCCACGCGGGCCGATCACCGGCCGGACGAGGCGCCGGCAGACGTGCCTGTCGCCGGTGGCGCCGGCTTCGCGTCACGAGGCGCGGTCGGCGCCGCCGCGCAGAAGGTCGCCGACCCGCCCCCGTCGCGCGCGGGGTGGACGGCGGGGCCGTACGTCCACGCCGCCGGGGGTACGGGCCCAGGAAGGGCCGACGGCCTCGGCGAGGCACTGAGGGAAGGCGCCGCGCTCGAATTGCGCGGCATCCACGCGGGCTACGGCGGCGCGGCCGTGCTGCACGGGGTGGATCTCGGGGTGCGCGCCGGGGAGACGCTGGTGCTGCTCGGACCGAACGGGGCCGGGAAGTCGACCCTGTGCCGGGTGGCCGCGGGGCTCCTGCGGCCCGCCGAAGGGCATGTTCACGTACGAGGGGAGGACGCCGACCGGGACACGGCGGTCGCACGGGCCCGGCGTGGGGTGCGGCTCGCACCCGAGGGGCGGGGGATCTTCGCCGGGCTCTCCATCGAGGAGAACCTGGCCCTCCAGCTACCCGCGCCCGAGGACCGCGACGCCGTGTACGCGCGCTTCCCCGCACTCGCCGCCCGACGCTCCGTCGCCGCCGGCTCCCTGTCCGGCGGCGAGCAGCAGCTCCTCGCGCTCGCCCCGCTCCTCCACCGCCCGCCCGCCGTCCTCGTCGCCGACGAACCCTCCCTCGGGCTCGCGCCCCGCCTCGTGGACGAGGTCTTCCGTCTCCTCACCGAGCTGCGGGCGAGCGGCACGGCGCTGCTCCTGGTCGAGGAGAAGGCGGCCGAGGTGCTCGGTATCGCCGACACCGTCGCGTATCTCTCGCAGGGCGGGATCGCCTGGTACGGGCCGCGCTCCGAGGTGGACACGGACCGGCTCGCCGACGCGTATCTGGGAACGGGGGTCCGCCGATGA
- a CDS encoding NAD(P)H-binding protein, whose amino-acid sequence MTTNTNDTQTVLVTSATGKTGRRVAELLAARGATVRAGSRSGTTRFDWEDVSTWAPALRGADAAYVSYYPDLAAPGAVEAMRTLGELAVANGVRRLTLLSGRGEPEAVHAEEALRESGAELTVVRASFFAQNFNEGAMAEGVAAGTIAFPAGDTAEPFIHADDLAEVIVETLNGDGHAGVVHEVTGPRLLTFAEAAAEVSRASGREVTYVPMSESEYTSLLQQFGLPEPDAQWFSALFSMLLDGHNASVTDGVKRVLGREPRDFTAFATEAWRAPGA is encoded by the coding sequence ATGACGACGAACACGAACGACACGCAGACGGTTCTGGTGACGAGCGCGACCGGCAAGACGGGCCGGCGGGTGGCGGAGCTCCTCGCGGCCCGCGGCGCGACCGTCCGGGCGGGCTCGCGCTCCGGTACGACCCGATTCGACTGGGAGGACGTGAGCACCTGGGCCCCGGCTCTGCGGGGCGCGGACGCGGCGTATGTGAGCTACTACCCGGACCTCGCCGCGCCGGGCGCGGTGGAGGCGATGCGGACCCTCGGCGAACTGGCCGTGGCGAACGGGGTGCGGCGGCTGACGCTGCTGTCCGGGCGTGGCGAACCGGAGGCGGTCCACGCGGAGGAGGCGCTGCGCGAGTCCGGGGCGGAACTGACCGTCGTACGTGCCTCGTTCTTCGCGCAGAACTTCAACGAGGGCGCAATGGCGGAGGGCGTCGCGGCGGGCACCATCGCGTTCCCGGCGGGCGACACGGCCGAGCCGTTCATCCACGCCGACGACCTGGCGGAGGTGATCGTCGAGACCCTGAACGGCGACGGCCACGCGGGGGTGGTCCATGAGGTGACCGGTCCGCGGCTGCTGACCTTCGCGGAGGCGGCTGCGGAGGTCTCCCGCGCCTCGGGCCGTGAGGTCACGTACGTCCCGATGAGCGAGAGCGAATACACCTCGCTGCTCCAGCAGTTCGGGCTGCCCGAGCCGGACGCGCAGTGGTTCTCGGCGCTCTTCTCGATGCTGCTCGACGGCCACAACGCGTCGGTGACGGACGGGGTGAAGCGGGTCCTGGGCCGCGAGCCGCGCGACTTCACGGCCTTCGCGACGGAGGCGTGGCGGGCTCCGGGAGCGTAG
- a CDS encoding RICIN domain-containing protein has protein sequence MSGSPAPVEEGLYRVRNVASGLLLEVYQGSTRSGANVQQGKENGSPGQHWHITAVPNGSGLYHLVNVAGGKRLDVANASTENGANIQQWKANNFGAQEWIVEQDLQSPGTVALVSFISGLLLEVEDGSMDDGANVRQWEDTDSPSQWWRLEPVS, from the coding sequence GTGAGCGGTTCGCCCGCACCGGTCGAAGAGGGCCTCTACCGGGTACGGAACGTGGCCAGCGGGCTGCTCCTGGAGGTGTACCAGGGCTCGACCCGCAGCGGCGCGAACGTCCAGCAGGGCAAGGAGAACGGTTCGCCCGGCCAGCACTGGCACATCACGGCCGTCCCGAACGGCAGCGGCCTCTACCACCTGGTCAATGTGGCCGGCGGCAAACGGCTCGACGTGGCGAACGCCTCGACGGAGAACGGCGCCAACATCCAGCAGTGGAAGGCGAACAACTTCGGCGCGCAGGAATGGATCGTCGAGCAGGACCTCCAGTCACCCGGGACGGTCGCGCTGGTGAGTTTCATCAGCGGACTGCTCCTGGAGGTCGAGGACGGCTCGATGGACGACGGCGCCAATGTCCGGCAGTGGGAGGACACCGACTCGCCGTCCCAGTGGTGGCGGTTGGAGCCGGTGTCCTGA
- a CDS encoding YafY family protein translates to MKSSRLISVLLLLQTRGRMTAAQLADELEVSVRTIYRDVESLHAAGVPLYGDAGHSGGYQLLAGHRSRLTDLYTGEAEALFLAGIPGAAAELGLGGHFVDAQLKLRASLPAPLRDHVDRLRARFHIDAPGWYAEDTDAPFLPQVAEAVRAGRVLAVRYRRWKDPTDVDRRLEPYGLVLKAGRWYLVAGPGPRTYRVDQILELGVTEEEFEIPPDFSLTAYWTDHQAAFRARLHGGDALVRLSPDGAERLTGEAARALAATGSPEPDGWTRATLPIESLTHAHDTFLTLGAEIEVLEPAELRARITETVALMAARYGATLPEPATPPSRRP, encoded by the coding sequence GTGAAGTCCAGCCGGCTCATCTCCGTCCTTCTGCTGCTCCAGACCCGGGGCCGGATGACCGCCGCCCAGCTCGCCGACGAGCTGGAGGTGTCCGTTCGCACGATCTACCGCGACGTCGAGTCCCTGCACGCGGCCGGAGTGCCGCTCTACGGCGACGCGGGCCACTCCGGTGGCTACCAGCTGCTCGCCGGCCACCGCTCCCGACTGACCGATCTGTACACGGGCGAGGCCGAGGCGCTCTTTCTCGCCGGGATTCCCGGGGCCGCGGCCGAACTCGGGCTCGGTGGGCACTTCGTGGACGCCCAGCTCAAGCTGCGGGCCTCCCTGCCGGCGCCGCTGCGCGACCATGTCGACCGGCTGCGAGCCCGGTTCCACATCGACGCACCCGGCTGGTACGCGGAGGACACCGACGCACCCTTCCTGCCCCAGGTCGCCGAGGCCGTACGGGCCGGCCGGGTCCTCGCCGTCCGCTACCGCCGCTGGAAGGACCCCACCGACGTCGACCGGCGCCTCGAACCGTACGGACTCGTCCTCAAGGCCGGCCGCTGGTACCTGGTCGCAGGCCCCGGGCCGCGCACCTACCGGGTCGACCAGATCCTCGAACTCGGCGTCACCGAGGAGGAGTTCGAGATCCCCCCGGACTTCTCCCTGACCGCGTACTGGACGGACCACCAGGCCGCCTTCCGCGCCCGGCTCCACGGCGGCGACGCGCTCGTCAGGCTCTCCCCGGACGGCGCGGAACGCCTCACGGGCGAAGCCGCCCGGGCCCTCGCCGCGACCGGCTCCCCGGAGCCGGACGGCTGGACCCGCGCCACCCTCCCCATCGAGTCCCTCACCCACGCCCACGACACCTTCCTCACTCTGGGCGCGGAGATCGAGGTTCTCGAACCCGCCGAACTCCGCGCCCGGATCACCGAGACCGTCGCCCTCATGGCGGCCCGCTACGGAGCTACGCTCCCGGAGCCCGCCACGCCTCCGTCGCGAAGGCCGTGA
- a CDS encoding class I SAM-dependent methyltransferase: protein MTHDHNSTHLDWAAMAPLMERQAELHSPLYTRAAAWLGELVPAVGVRRILDVGSGPGVVSTLLADAFPAAEVVAVDASPELLERARGRAEARGLAGRVTTLHAELPEDFDSLGDADLIWAGNSTHHIGDQRAALAAFAGLLRPGGLIALVEGGLYARHLPANIGFGRSGLETRIEAAHADWFAEMRAELPDSKDEPDDWRALLGAAGLTPSGARSFLTDVPAPVPDVVRDQIVAHFTRLRHPLDERVDAEDRASVDRLLDPADPLSLHRRTDLFHLSASTVHTARKG from the coding sequence ATGACTCACGACCACAACAGCACGCACCTCGACTGGGCCGCGATGGCACCGCTCATGGAGCGCCAGGCCGAACTCCACAGCCCCCTCTACACCCGGGCCGCCGCGTGGCTCGGCGAGCTCGTCCCGGCCGTCGGCGTCCGCCGGATCCTCGACGTCGGCAGCGGCCCCGGTGTCGTGTCCACCCTGCTCGCCGATGCCTTCCCGGCCGCCGAAGTGGTCGCCGTGGACGCGTCCCCGGAGCTCCTGGAGCGCGCCCGTGGCCGCGCCGAGGCCCGCGGCCTGGCCGGCCGGGTCACCACGCTGCACGCCGAACTCCCGGAGGACTTCGACTCCTTGGGCGACGCCGACCTGATCTGGGCCGGCAACTCCACCCACCACATCGGCGACCAGCGGGCCGCCCTCGCCGCCTTCGCCGGCCTGCTGCGCCCCGGCGGTCTGATCGCCCTCGTCGAGGGCGGGCTCTACGCCCGCCATCTGCCCGCGAACATCGGCTTCGGCCGGTCCGGCCTGGAGACCAGGATCGAGGCCGCCCACGCCGACTGGTTCGCCGAGATGCGGGCCGAACTGCCGGACAGCAAGGACGAGCCGGACGACTGGCGGGCGCTGCTCGGGGCCGCCGGCCTCACCCCCAGCGGCGCTCGCTCGTTCCTGACCGACGTCCCGGCCCCCGTGCCCGACGTCGTACGCGATCAGATCGTCGCCCACTTCACGCGCCTGCGGCACCCGCTCGACGAGCGGGTCGACGCCGAGGACCGCGCGAGCGTCGACCGGCTGCTCGACCCGGCGGACCCGCTCTCCCTGCACCGGCGCACGGACCTCTTCCACCTGTCGGCCTCGACCGTCCACACCGCCCGCAAGGGCTGA
- a CDS encoding 4a-hydroxytetrahydrobiopterin dehydratase, giving the protein MPTEPLSQKEIEDRLRELPGWSLTDDRITRTYRLGDHFAATAMVVHVAQIQQELDHHSDLTLGYNTVAVSVNTHSAGPAVTEKDFELATRIETIAPGHGAN; this is encoded by the coding sequence ATGCCCACAGAGCCGCTGTCGCAGAAGGAGATCGAGGACCGCCTGCGAGAGCTCCCCGGCTGGTCCCTGACGGACGACCGGATCACCCGCACCTACCGCCTCGGCGACCACTTCGCGGCCACCGCGATGGTCGTCCACGTGGCGCAGATCCAGCAGGAGCTCGACCATCACTCCGATCTGACGCTCGGTTACAACACCGTCGCCGTATCCGTGAACACCCACTCCGCCGGACCCGCGGTCACGGAGAAGGACTTCGAGCTGGCCACCCGGATCGAGACCATCGCCCCCGGGCACGGGGCGAACTGA
- a CDS encoding ABC transporter ATP-binding protein — translation MTSAMLHAAGIDVRFGGVHALRDVTISVRPGEVCGLIGPNGAGKTTLFDVLSGIRRPDGGSIAFAGEDITRRSPVWRARRGIRRTFQRQQLFGQLTVTDNLVVAQDWRPGGTRRHRERAAAVLRECGLDALAESYAGALPVGQARMVELARALADPPRVLLLDEPASGTTAEERRQLAAVVRHMAEEENCAVLLVEHNVAFVMELCARVVVLDLGRVLAEGTAAEVRADPAVREAYLGAAPVAGPGMVPGAVPGVHPQTPPGSEECHGV, via the coding sequence ATGACAAGTGCGATGCTCCACGCGGCCGGGATCGACGTCCGCTTCGGCGGCGTCCACGCCCTGCGCGACGTGACGATCTCCGTACGCCCCGGTGAGGTCTGCGGCCTCATCGGGCCGAACGGCGCCGGCAAGACCACGCTCTTCGACGTCCTGTCCGGGATCCGGCGGCCGGACGGCGGATCCATCGCGTTCGCGGGAGAGGACATCACCCGCCGCTCCCCCGTGTGGCGGGCCCGACGCGGCATCCGCCGGACCTTCCAGCGCCAGCAGCTCTTCGGACAGCTGACGGTGACCGACAACCTGGTGGTGGCCCAGGACTGGCGGCCGGGCGGTACGCGCCGCCATCGGGAGCGGGCCGCCGCCGTGCTCCGTGAGTGCGGGCTCGACGCTCTCGCGGAGTCGTATGCCGGGGCGCTGCCCGTCGGGCAGGCCCGCATGGTCGAGCTCGCCCGGGCGCTCGCCGACCCGCCGCGCGTGCTCCTCCTCGACGAGCCGGCCTCCGGCACGACCGCCGAGGAGCGCCGTCAACTCGCCGCCGTCGTCCGGCACATGGCCGAGGAGGAGAACTGCGCGGTGCTGCTGGTCGAGCACAACGTGGCCTTCGTGATGGAGCTGTGCGCACGCGTGGTGGTCCTGGACCTCGGCCGGGTCCTCGCCGAGGGGACGGCCGCCGAGGTGCGTGCGGACCCGGCCGTACGGGAGGCATATCTCGGCGCGGCTCCGGTCGCTGGTCCGGGCATGGTTCCCGGCGCCGTTCCCGGGGTACATCCGCAGACGCCTCCGGGCTCCGAGGAATGCCATGGGGTCTGA
- a CDS encoding helix-turn-helix transcriptional regulator translates to MTTVASDRGVGPLLRGWREQRRLSQLELALRADSSARHISFIETGRARPSEEMILRLAGHLDVPVRERNALLLAAGYAPRYKESTLDDPRLGTLREGIEQLLRGYDPYPALVVDGAYTVVAANESIGVLLSGVAEHLLTPPLNAMRITLHPEGLAPRIRNLREWRGHLLAQMERQIALSRSEPLRKLYEEVAAYPLPAGTSDPDDREAPEPYPYFALPLRIEHDGRVLSFVSSISTFNTPMDVTVAELAIETLLPADPATVAYLRSLRE, encoded by the coding sequence ATGACAACAGTCGCGAGCGACAGGGGAGTGGGGCCGCTGCTGCGCGGCTGGCGCGAACAGCGGCGGCTGAGCCAGTTGGAGCTGGCTCTGCGGGCCGATTCGTCGGCCCGGCACATCTCCTTCATCGAGACGGGTCGCGCCCGGCCGAGCGAGGAGATGATCCTGCGCCTCGCCGGGCACCTGGACGTACCGGTCCGGGAGCGCAACGCGCTACTGCTCGCGGCCGGGTACGCCCCGCGGTACAAGGAGTCGACGCTCGACGACCCGCGGCTGGGAACCCTGCGGGAAGGCATCGAACAGCTGCTGCGCGGGTACGACCCGTACCCGGCGCTCGTCGTGGACGGCGCGTACACGGTGGTGGCGGCGAACGAGAGCATCGGCGTGCTGCTGTCCGGCGTGGCGGAGCATCTGCTCACCCCGCCGCTGAACGCGATGCGGATCACGCTGCATCCGGAGGGGCTCGCGCCGCGGATCAGGAACCTGCGGGAGTGGCGCGGGCATCTGCTGGCCCAGATGGAGCGGCAGATCGCCCTGTCCCGCTCGGAGCCGCTGCGGAAGCTGTACGAGGAGGTGGCGGCGTACCCGCTGCCGGCGGGCACCTCGGACCCCGACGACCGGGAGGCCCCGGAGCCGTACCCGTACTTCGCGCTGCCGCTGCGGATCGAACACGACGGGCGGGTGCTGTCGTTCGTGTCGTCGATCTCGACCTTCAACACACCGATGGATGTGACGGTCGCCGAGCTGGCCATCGAGACGCTGCTCCCGGCCGACCCGGCGACGGTCGCGTACCTGCGGTCGCTCAGGGAGTAG
- a CDS encoding aldo/keto reductase: MPQLGFGVWQVPDDEATRAVTTALEAGYRSIDTAAIYQNETGTGKAIAASGIAREELFVTTKLWNSEQGHDSTLRAFDASLDKLGLDYVDLYLIHWPVPTKDAYLDTYRAFEKIYADGRAKAIGVSNFLPEHLERLIGETSVVPAVNQIELHPHLQQAASREAHAAHGIATEAWSPLGQGKGLLEVPAIVAVAQKHGRTPAQVVLRWHLQVGNVVIPKSVTPSRIQENIDVFGFELDAEDMAAIAVLDENRRLGPNPAEFNVGA; encoded by the coding sequence ATGCCGCAGCTCGGATTCGGTGTCTGGCAGGTGCCGGACGACGAGGCGACGCGCGCGGTGACCACGGCTCTGGAGGCGGGCTACCGCTCCATCGACACCGCCGCGATCTACCAGAACGAGACGGGCACCGGAAAGGCGATCGCCGCGTCCGGCATCGCCCGCGAGGAGCTGTTCGTCACCACGAAGCTCTGGAACAGCGAGCAGGGCCACGACTCGACCCTGCGGGCCTTCGACGCCTCCCTCGACAAGCTGGGTCTGGACTACGTCGACCTGTACCTGATCCACTGGCCGGTGCCGACGAAGGACGCCTACCTCGACACGTACCGCGCGTTCGAGAAGATCTACGCCGACGGCCGGGCGAAGGCGATCGGTGTCTCCAACTTCCTTCCGGAGCACCTGGAGCGGCTGATCGGCGAGACCTCGGTGGTCCCCGCCGTCAACCAGATCGAGCTGCACCCGCACCTCCAGCAGGCGGCCTCGCGCGAGGCCCACGCCGCGCACGGCATCGCCACCGAGGCCTGGTCGCCGCTGGGGCAGGGCAAGGGTCTCCTCGAGGTCCCGGCGATCGTCGCCGTCGCGCAGAAGCACGGCCGCACCCCGGCCCAGGTGGTGCTGCGCTGGCACCTGCAGGTCGGGAACGTGGTGATCCCGAAGTCGGTGACCCCGTCCCGTATCCAGGAGAACATCGACGTGTTCGGCTTCGAGCTGGACGCCGAGGACATGGCCGCGATCGCCGTCCTCGACGAGAACCGGCGACTCGGGCCGAACCCGGCCGAGTTCAACGTCGGCGCCTGA